The uncultured Fibrobacter sp. genome has a window encoding:
- the nadC gene encoding carboxylating nicotinate-nucleotide diphosphorylase yields the protein MYGDNSTPVFPTEDALTMIRLALAEDVRTGDVTSEWTIPADQKQHARLIAKEDGVLAGLPVIELVFQELKANVKVTLHKKDGDVVKKGDLIAEMDGTTHELLTGERTLLNFIQQLSGVATVAHTFQEALKAGKTKVLDTRKTVPGFRTLQKYAVRVGGGSNHRMGLFDMVLVKDNHIAAAGGVLQALEVVKKNNKQNLMVEMEVENFDQLRALLNKGVDVIMLDNMSNEMMAEALKIIKESGDKCLVEGSGNMTLERAKEIATLGLDYISVGALTHSVKALDISMRI from the coding sequence ATGTACGGTGATAATTCTACTCCAGTTTTTCCTACCGAAGATGCCCTCACCATGATTCGTCTGGCTTTGGCCGAAGACGTGCGTACGGGCGATGTCACCAGCGAATGGACCATTCCTGCAGACCAGAAACAGCATGCCCGCCTGATTGCGAAAGAAGACGGTGTGCTTGCCGGCCTCCCGGTGATTGAGCTTGTGTTCCAGGAACTCAAGGCGAACGTGAAGGTGACGCTCCATAAGAAAGATGGCGACGTCGTGAAGAAGGGTGACCTGATTGCCGAAATGGACGGCACGACTCACGAACTTTTGACGGGTGAACGTACGCTCCTGAACTTTATCCAGCAGCTTTCCGGTGTGGCGACCGTCGCCCATACTTTCCAGGAAGCCTTGAAGGCGGGAAAGACGAAGGTGCTCGATACCCGTAAGACGGTTCCCGGTTTCCGTACCTTGCAGAAGTATGCGGTCCGCGTAGGTGGCGGTTCCAACCATCGCATGGGTCTCTTTGATATGGTGCTGGTGAAGGACAATCACATTGCTGCTGCAGGTGGCGTGCTCCAGGCGCTTGAAGTTGTGAAGAAAAACAACAAGCAGAACCTGATGGTCGAAATGGAAGTCGAAAACTTCGACCAGCTGCGCGCACTCTTGAACAAGGGCGTCGATGTCATTATGCTCGATAATATGAGCAACGAGATGATGGCTGAAGCTTTGAAGATTATCAAGGAAAGCGGCGACAAGTGTCTGGTGGAAGGTTCCGGCAACATGACGCTTGAACGTGCGAAGGAAATCGCGACGCTTGGTCTCGACTACATTTCGGTCGGTGCACTTACGCATAGCGTGAAGGCGCTCGACATCTCGATGCGCATTTAA
- a CDS encoding sugar transferase → MIRAATLERILVVLSDFVALFICFVLAFWVQFHSGLIADKFDPNKAFAEYAHMGIVLNVGWLLLFTCAGLYRSWLLMSRTHQILRVLRAVVIGIVVIIAVLFGAEFISKIVANEPLSSGYLYGSRFPWIFIYGGFALFLVVLFRMVIYRCLRGLLSRGFGANNILVLGATEAGRKIAEALAKTPERGQRVVGFVDERFQVMDHEFANVPVLGKYADLASLIKKYKVTGIIIAHESSSPQEIMRVLVWVCDQRVHIYLVPELYNVVHGQFKANLVYGFELQELFAFTMPLWQVRVKRIIDILFGAFLGLISFPVCLFAAIAIKLDDRGPIFYSQERIGLYGKPFTVYKFRTMRTDAEKFGAQWATKDDPRITKIGKFLRKTRIDELPQILCVLKGDMSMVGPRPERAVFISQLREQIPYYISRLKMKPGLTGWAQVCHHYDTSTEDVKIKLQYDMYYFENMSLLLDFQILVRTVYVVLTGKGAQ, encoded by the coding sequence ATGATTCGTGCCGCTACATTGGAACGTATCCTCGTTGTCCTTTCGGACTTCGTGGCGTTGTTTATTTGTTTTGTACTCGCCTTTTGGGTGCAGTTCCATAGCGGCTTGATTGCTGACAAGTTCGACCCGAACAAGGCCTTTGCCGAGTATGCCCACATGGGAATTGTCCTGAACGTGGGCTGGCTTTTGTTGTTCACCTGTGCGGGGCTTTACCGGTCGTGGCTGTTGATGTCGAGAACGCACCAGATTCTGCGCGTTCTGCGTGCGGTGGTTATCGGTATCGTTGTCATTATCGCAGTCCTGTTTGGCGCTGAATTCATCAGCAAGATCGTGGCGAACGAACCTCTCAGTAGCGGATACCTTTATGGGTCTCGCTTCCCGTGGATTTTCATTTACGGCGGCTTTGCGCTTTTCCTGGTGGTGCTTTTTAGAATGGTGATTTATCGCTGCCTACGTGGACTTTTGAGCCGCGGCTTTGGGGCGAACAACATTCTGGTGCTCGGGGCTACTGAAGCGGGCCGAAAAATTGCCGAGGCCTTGGCGAAGACTCCCGAACGCGGTCAGCGTGTCGTAGGCTTTGTCGATGAACGTTTCCAGGTGATGGATCATGAGTTCGCGAATGTTCCTGTGCTTGGAAAGTACGCCGACCTTGCATCGCTTATCAAGAAGTACAAGGTGACGGGCATTATCATTGCGCACGAAAGTTCTTCGCCGCAAGAAATTATGCGCGTGCTTGTTTGGGTGTGCGATCAGCGCGTTCATATTTACCTGGTACCGGAACTTTACAATGTCGTGCATGGGCAGTTCAAGGCGAACCTTGTTTACGGTTTTGAACTCCAGGAACTTTTTGCCTTTACGATGCCGTTGTGGCAGGTGCGTGTCAAGCGCATCATCGATATCTTGTTCGGTGCTTTCTTGGGACTGATTTCGTTCCCGGTCTGCTTGTTTGCGGCTATAGCGATTAAGCTCGATGACCGTGGTCCGATTTTTTATTCGCAGGAACGTATTGGCCTTTATGGAAAGCCGTTTACGGTTTACAAGTTCCGCACGATGCGTACCGATGCTGAAAAGTTCGGTGCCCAGTGGGCGACTAAGGATGATCCGCGTATTACGAAAATCGGTAAGTTCTTGCGCAAGACCCGTATCGATGAACTCCCGCAGATTTTATGTGTGTTGAAAGGTGACATGAGCATGGTGGGTCCGCGACCGGAACGTGCCGTGTTCATTAGCCAGCTTCGCGAACAGATTCCCTATTACATTAGCCGCCTCAAGATGAAGCCGGGCCTGACCGGTTGGGCGCAGGTGTGCCACCACTACGACACTAGCACCGAAGACGTGAAAATCAAGCTGCAGTACGACATGTATTACTTCGAGAACATGAGCTTGCTCCTGGATTTCCAGATTCTGGTTCGCACGGTGTATGTGGTGCTGACCGGTAAAGGCGCACAGTAA